The Gemmatimonadales bacterium genome contains a region encoding:
- a CDS encoding nucleotidyltransferase domain-containing protein — MPVRSLGTAVLVWPDAATVRKAALRWAEDLRRADESVAAVGYFGSYARGDWGVGSDLDLVVIVADSPLPFERRAARFDATGLPVPADLLVYTRTEWESLATRPRDVVWMTGDDGRVGGGDL, encoded by the coding sequence ATGCCCGTGAGGTCCTTGGGCACTGCCGTGCTGGTCTGGCCTGATGCGGCGACGGTGAGGAAAGCCGCGCTCCGTTGGGCGGAGGATCTCCGCCGCGCCGATGAGAGCGTGGCGGCGGTGGGCTACTTCGGTTCGTACGCCCGGGGGGACTGGGGCGTCGGGAGCGACCTCGATCTGGTGGTCATCGTCGCGGACTCGCCTCTCCCCTTCGAGCGCCGGGCGGCACGGTTCGACGCCACCGGACTGCCCGTGCCGGCAGACCTCCTGGTGTACACCCGGACGGAGTGGGAGAGCCTCGCCACCAGGCCACGCGACGTGGTGTGGATGACGGGCGACGACGGGCGGGTCGGCGGCGGCGACCTGTAG